The Oscillatoria acuminata PCC 6304 genomic interval CTTGGCCAAGGCACCGCCTTCACCGTGTATTTGCCTGCGATTCAGGGAACAGAAGCTCTAGCTTCGGAACCGCAAGAACTTCCTTTCGGAGCAGGTGAGCTAATTTTAGTCGTCGATGATGAAGTCGCTATCTGTGAAATTGCTCAAGCCCTGCTGCAAAAATTTGGCTATCATGTTCTAACGGCCAATGATGGGATGGAGGCTATTTCCCTTTACAGTCAACGATCCTCAGAAATTGCCGTAGTGATTCTGGATATGATGATGCCATTCATGGATGGAATGCTCACTTTAAAAGCCCTTCAAAAAATTAACTCCTCGGTCAAAGTTATTGCCATTAGCGGACTTCTGAGCAATTTTCCCTTAGCTGAATTGGGCGATGATAATTCATTCACCTATTTATCCAAACCCTATAAAACCCGCGATTTATTATGCTTAATTCGCAAACAAATTGAGCAATAAAAATTCTGAATTTTAGATATCAAAACCGGATTAACTCCGAGAAATGAATCCGGTTTTGATACCCTTTTTTTCAACTTAAGCGTTCAACTTAGCTAACATTTGCGCCACTTTTGCGCCGATATTTTCCACCGCTTCTTGCTGGTTGGGGTCTTTTAACATCCCCGATTCCGTAAACGCTTCCATCGCTTGGGGGATGGCTTTTTGATTGGGCAAGACAATCATATTAATATTCGCCAGCATTTCTCGGAGTTGAGCCAAACCCCGTAATCCCCCTAACGCACCGGGAGAGGTACTCATAATGGCCACCACTTTGCCGGAAAAAGCAGCCAGCATGGGTTCCCCAGGAGCCGGACGAGATACCCAATCGATCGCATTTTTGAGCAGGGGACTAATGGTGCTATTATACTCCGGAGATGCAATCAATAAGCCTTGATGAGCAAAGAAAAGCGATTTTAACTCCTGAGCATAGCTGGGCATTCCCTCTGCTGCTTCTAAGTCTTGGTCAAACAGGGGGATGGGAAAATCTCGCAGGTCAATATAGGTGACCTCTGCACCGGCTTTTCTAGCACCATTGGCCGCAATTTGGACCAGTTTTTTATTAAATGACCCTTCACGAGCACTGCCAGCAAAGGCGAGAATTTTGGGGGGATTAGACATTGTTACTCCTCTGGTTTTGAGTTCACAAATAACAGGACTTACGCATAAACTCCTGATGCGATAAGGTTGATTCGCGAATCAACCCTACCTGAACAGGTGTGATTTTAAATAATGCGTAAGTCCTAAGTTATCATAGCCCATTTGTGGGGTAACTCTGCCTGGGATTGAATGATGATGACGGATCGGGTTGCCGAAATTCACCCTGAATCTGCACCCGCTTAAACTTATCCCCAGAGATACTCACTCCTGGGGCGATTCTCATAGCCGTTCGAGGTTGCTCTTGGGGTTGCTGAAACTCCACTTCCGTTCCATCCATCCATACCTGCTGCACCGCCATCCCATGAATCTGCAACTCCACCGATGAGTAGGGAAACGGATAATCTCCTTGAGATTCCCAGGCGATCGCCAACCCTTCTGGGGTTCGTTCCAGGTGAATCTGATCCAGACGCGACTCCCCATATCCATCGCCCGCATCGCTATACAAGAATCCTCTGCTGTTCCCCTCCGTCGGGGGATAGAGATGTAAGGTTAAATGCTCCCCTTGCTCCATCGGTAAGACAGTCCCCGCCTTGACAAACAGGGGAATTTCCTCTAAAGGAACCTCTAGCCGTAAGCGTTGCGACCCCTCAATGATGGTATCATCGGTGAATTTATACCACTGGCCCTGGGGAAACACAGCCAGTCGCGATCGCACCTTGTCCTTGACAATTGGATAAACTAACAGCCCATCTCCCAGGAAAAAGGCATCGTCCATCCCCCATAACTCAGAATTCTCCGGTTCCGACCAAAACAACGGACGCACCGGAGGATATCCCTGGTGAGTGGCTTCCCAAGCTAAGGTATAAAAATAGGGGATGAGTTGGTAGCGCAGTTGCAGCAGCGATCGCACGCAATCTAAAACGTGCAGCCCATAACCCCAAGGTGTGCGAGGTTTAACGTTATTTGCCGAATGAGTGCGACAAAAGGGCAAAAAAGTCGAGAGTTGAAACCAGCGTAAATATAATTCCGCCGAAGGATTGCCCTTAAATCCGCCAATATCCGGCCCGGTATAGGGAATCCCAGATAATCCCATCCCCAACACCGTCGGCAGCGTCTGCCCCAACCCCCCCCAACTGGTTTCGATATCTCCAGTCCAAGTCCAGGCATAGCGCTGTAATCCGGCCCAACCGGACCGGGAGACGATGAAAGGACGACGACTGGGGCGAGAGTCCCGCAGGGCTTCATACCCGGCCCGCGCTTGCTGTAATCCGTAGATATTATGTGCTTCTAAATGGATGCCGCCTCGACCTTCCATAAAATGCTGGGTCGCTTTGGGGAGGGTGGCATCTCCCCAAAGGGCAAATACCCCCGGGTCATTCATATCATGCCAAAATCCGGCAATCCCCATATCTAGGAGATATTCATATTGCCGACTCCACCAATGACGGGCGAGGGGATGGGTAAAATCAGGAAAGGCTGACATTCCCGGCCAGACGGGAGCATGAACGATGTTACCATTGGGTAATTTACAAAAGATATCCTGGCTAACCCCTTCGCGATACAGTTGACTGCGGCGATCGCGCTTCACCCCGGGATTAACGATCGCCACCATGTTCACCCCTTCCTCGGCCATCTCTTGATTGAACTCCCTGAGCTTGGGAAAACGGTCCGGGTCGATGGTAAATGAGCGAAAGTTATCTTTGCAGTCAATATCCAGGTGAATCGCACTTAGGGGGAGATTATGCTTCTGGAATCCTTGGGCGGTTTCCCGGACTGCCTCTTCCGTTTCATATCCCCACCGGGATTGATGATAGCCAAAAGCCCATCGCGGAGGCAGGGGCGGACGTCCGGTTAATTGGGTATAAAGGGCGATCGCTTTAGCCGGTTCTGCGGCAATCATATAATAGCGCAAGGCTCCCCCGGCAAAGGCGGCAATCGCCGAGTCTCCCAAGGTAAAGGTGGCAGAAAAGCTATTTTCATAAAATACCAAATAACTGCCATTGTCATGCAATCCCATATATACCGGAATGCAGAGATACAAAGGGTCAGACCCGGGTCCATACTTTCCCCCGGCATCATAATGCCACATCTGATATCGGGGGTTTTGACTGGCGCGTAAATTGAACGGGGCCGCCCGTTCTCCTAATCCATAAATCTGCTCAGGCGATCGCAACAGGGCTTCTTGTTGCCATGCTTCCCCCCGACGTTGGGGCGGTAATTCTTGGCGCAACACTCGCCCATTAGCATCTTGAAATTCGATGCCGCCTTCGGGTTTGACAATGACTTTGAGGCGATCGCTACGGATAATTTTTCCCTGTTCCGTGTCCTGCAATTGCAGATCCACTTCCGGCCAATCTTGTTGGACAATGCCATAAGGCACAGGTGCGAGTCCCGGTTGCCAATTCACCCGCACTAATTCCGGGGATAGAAATTCAATCTCTACCTGGGCTTTTTCAAAGCTAAACTGAGCACCTTGGCTGGTTTTTTCAACGGTGAGCAACCGTCCCGGGGTGGTGAGAGGTTGCACTTTTTGGGAACTGTGATATTGGCGATCGGCCCAGTCTCGTTGAAAGGTATAAATTAAAGAAGCAATAAACCGTTCTAATCGAATGAATCGCAGTTTTAAAGAAATTTGTTTGAGAATATTCATGAATTAGGGTTATATAATCAACAATTTGTAAAGGGTTCAACTGTCTATTTCATCATGACCCACAGGATAAATCTAACAGACCGGCACCTGTGAGGATGCCGGTATTTTTCCTTTACGTTACCGGGCCGCGATTGTCGATTTGCGCCCGTTGTAAGCGTCCGGAAAAGTCTACATAGACTGTTTTCCATTCCGTAAACACATCCAACGCTGCTGTCCCCGCCTCACGATGGCCGTTGCCGGTTTGTTTGACGCCGCCAAAGGGTAAATGCACCTCGGCACCAATGGTCGGACCATTAATATAAGTGATTCCGGCTTCAATATCGCGCATGGCTTGAAACGCCCGATTCACATCGCGAGTATAAACGGAGGAGGATAACCCGTAGGAGGTATCATTGAGAATGGCGATCGCCTCTTCAAAGGAAGAAATTTCCATCAACGCCACCACTGGGCCGAAAATCTCTTCCCGGGCGACCCGCATATGGGGCATCACCCCATCCAGGATAGTGGGTTCAAAAAAGAATCCTCCCGTGAGCGTTCCAGCCGTTGTGCGATTGCCCCCGATTAGAACCTTCGCTCCCTCTTGATGGGCAACTTCAATATACTCCTCAATCGTATTCAGTTGCGTAGCATTGACAATCGGTCCAATTTCAGTATTGGGGTCTGTTCCGGGTCCCAGACGAAGTTTCTGGGTGCGATCGACTAGCATTTCCGTAAATTTATCCTTAATATCCCGATGCAGCAAGAGACGACTGGTGGCGGTGCACCGTTGTCCACTCGTGCCAAAAGCGCCCCAGAGTGCGCCTTCCAGGGCTAATTCTAAATCCGCATCCTCCATCACCACCTGGGCATTTTTCCCACCCAGTTCCAAACAAACCCGCTTGTGCTGTTTGGCGCAGATGGCCGCCACTTCTGCGCCGGTTTGTGAGGACCCGGTTAAGGAAATTAAATTGACGTCGCGATGTTCTACCAAGGCTTTTCCCGCTTCTTCTCCCAACCCATGCACCAGGTTGACGACCCCCGGGGGAAATCCGGCATCATGGAAAACCTGAAACAGCAAGTGAGTCACCGCCGGGGTGTCTTCGGACGGTTTCAGGACGAGGGTATTGCCACAGACTAAGGCAGGCATTGCTTTCCAACAGGGAACGGCAACGGGAAAATTCCAAGGGGTGATTAAACCGCAGACGCCGATCGGCATTCGCACCGTCATCGCAAATTTATTATCCATTTCCGAATTCGTGGTTTGCCCGAACAGACGGCGACCTTCTCCGGCATAATAAAAGGCGCAGTCAATGCCTTCTTGGACATCTCCATTGGCTTCAGTCAAGGGTTTCCCCATTTCCTGACTCATTAAATAGGCCAGTTCGGCTTTGCGATCGCGCAATAATTC includes:
- a CDS encoding NADPH-dependent FMN reductase; its protein translation is MSNPPKILAFAGSAREGSFNKKLVQIAANGARKAGAEVTYIDLRDFPIPLFDQDLEAAEGMPSYAQELKSLFFAHQGLLIASPEYNSTISPLLKNAIDWVSRPAPGEPMLAAFSGKVVAIMSTSPGALGGLRGLAQLREMLANINMIVLPNQKAIPQAMEAFTESGMLKDPNQQEAVENIGAKVAQMLAKLNA
- a CDS encoding glycoside hydrolase family 31 protein yields the protein MNILKQISLKLRFIRLERFIASLIYTFQRDWADRQYHSSQKVQPLTTPGRLLTVEKTSQGAQFSFEKAQVEIEFLSPELVRVNWQPGLAPVPYGIVQQDWPEVDLQLQDTEQGKIIRSDRLKVIVKPEGGIEFQDANGRVLRQELPPQRRGEAWQQEALLRSPEQIYGLGERAAPFNLRASQNPRYQMWHYDAGGKYGPGSDPLYLCIPVYMGLHDNGSYLVFYENSFSATFTLGDSAIAAFAGGALRYYMIAAEPAKAIALYTQLTGRPPLPPRWAFGYHQSRWGYETEEAVRETAQGFQKHNLPLSAIHLDIDCKDNFRSFTIDPDRFPKLREFNQEMAEEGVNMVAIVNPGVKRDRRSQLYREGVSQDIFCKLPNGNIVHAPVWPGMSAFPDFTHPLARHWWSRQYEYLLDMGIAGFWHDMNDPGVFALWGDATLPKATQHFMEGRGGIHLEAHNIYGLQQARAGYEALRDSRPSRRPFIVSRSGWAGLQRYAWTWTGDIETSWGGLGQTLPTVLGMGLSGIPYTGPDIGGFKGNPSAELYLRWFQLSTFLPFCRTHSANNVKPRTPWGYGLHVLDCVRSLLQLRYQLIPYFYTLAWEATHQGYPPVRPLFWSEPENSELWGMDDAFFLGDGLLVYPIVKDKVRSRLAVFPQGQWYKFTDDTIIEGSQRLRLEVPLEEIPLFVKAGTVLPMEQGEHLTLHLYPPTEGNSRGFLYSDAGDGYGESRLDQIHLERTPEGLAIAWESQGDYPFPYSSVELQIHGMAVQQVWMDGTEVEFQQPQEQPRTAMRIAPGVSISGDKFKRVQIQGEFRQPDPSSSFNPRQSYPTNGL
- a CDS encoding aldehyde dehydrogenase family protein, whose protein sequence is MHSCLNYIDGHWLAPASGETMESRNPAHWRELVATFPRSGDIDIEMAVTAARRAYRTWRRVPAPERAEFLYRFGELLRDRKAELAYLMSQEMGKPLTEANGDVQEGIDCAFYYAGEGRRLFGQTTNSEMDNKFAMTVRMPIGVCGLITPWNFPVAVPCWKAMPALVCGNTLVLKPSEDTPAVTHLLFQVFHDAGFPPGVVNLVHGLGEEAGKALVEHRDVNLISLTGSSQTGAEVAAICAKQHKRVCLELGGKNAQVVMEDADLELALEGALWGAFGTSGQRCTATSRLLLHRDIKDKFTEMLVDRTQKLRLGPGTDPNTEIGPIVNATQLNTIEEYIEVAHQEGAKVLIGGNRTTAGTLTGGFFFEPTILDGVMPHMRVAREEIFGPVVALMEISSFEEAIAILNDTSYGLSSSVYTRDVNRAFQAMRDIEAGITYINGPTIGAEVHLPFGGVKQTGNGHREAGTAALDVFTEWKTVYVDFSGRLQRAQIDNRGPVT